GGAGGCCAGGATTGATGTGATGTGGTCATTTTGCTCATTTTGCCTGATCAGGAGTCCAAAGCCACAaatcatcaaaattaaaaaactaaGAAGCTTAAACAAGGAAATAATAAATGTCAGTTTGGCTCCATGAATGACAGGGTGTctgacacttaaatttaatgcctTATATGACCTTTCAAGATGATTTTAAAACCAATTTAAGGCTGATTTTTGAACAGATCATCTTTTCCTTCATCAAAGATAGCAAGTAAGTCTAAAGGTTAAGTAGCAGTGAGTCGACAGGTCAGTACAAGTAGGAAGTAAAAAGACAGGACTTTCACtcagaagagcttgactcacttaaaaaaaatgattttaaaacatggataaatAAATTAGATCAAATGTTTGTAGCAATTAAGAATTCACAGTTTCAAAtgtaagactatttaatgacatttaagaactaatatttataaaattcgtagacattttaagacttgtgGAGTACCAGCAGAGACCCTGGAATGATAAACAGGATTGATtcattatcaaaattgttgctgATTGTTTTGCTCCACTGACAGATTGATTGTTTCTGCTCTGTGgagtaaaaagcacaatatttccctctgaaattagaagtataaagtagcgtAGAATAATAATATACAGATACAATAAAGTACAATTACCTCAAAATTAGTAGGCTGCATTTCATAGTCTGTGTAATAAACTTACATTTCACCACAGTTTCTGATCAGCTGGTCACAGTGATGTCTGATTTCTGTCCTGTTCCAGTCTCTGTCCTCGCTGCAGTTTCTGGAGAGGCTGGACTTGAGTTATAACCGTCTGCGTTGGCTCCCTCAGCACTTCTCCCAGAGTCTGTCCTCCCTCAAGGAGCTCCAGCTGCACCACAACCTGCTGCTGCACCTGGACTCCACCTCACTGGGTGACTTTGAAAACCTGAGGAAACTGGACCTCAGCTACAACCGTATCCAGGCGATCGACGTCGGGGCTCTCAGCAGCCTGTCACGACTGAGCGTCCTCAACCTGGAAGGGAACAGGCTGAACGTGCTCAAAGATGGTTTGTTGAGCCGCCAGCAGAGCCTGGAGGTGCTGCTGCTCAGCCACAACAACATCTCAGTGATCGAGACCGAAGCTCTGGCTCCTCTGCGGAGTCTCACTCTGCTCGGTCTCCGTGGAAACCAGCTGGAGCACATCAGGTTCAAGACCTTCCTGCAGCTCCAGACCACCACCACCCACCTTCAGATGGCCCTCAACCGCTGGACCTGTGACTGCGAGCTGCAGCGCGTCTTCGACAAGATCCGTCGTGTTCGCCATCTGCACGTGGACGACTACAAGGACATCATTTGTCGTGCTCCTGCTCAGCAGGTCGGGACCTACCTGGTGTCGCTGGACGGCCATCTGTGCATCGCTGAGACCGCATCGGTCCTCATTATCACCATCACCGTGATGGTAGCTGTGATCAGCACCTTGGTCAAAGCAGAGCGCAACCGGAAGAACAAAAAACCTGTAAGTGATCCCGAGTCAGAGagacaagaaaagtgatgtttgATTAAAtgaccagaggcctgtactaagAAGCCTgctcaacttacccaggatatcttgttgttatctggtttgactaaccctaacatcgACCATCCGGATATCAGGTACTACAAAtgtggttatcaactagttcagtcaactctgggttttcctatccagccacgagCGCGTTGAAAACACTATCCAAAAATTCACCGTAGGCCGAGACTTAAATTATTTGGAGGTGTCACCAGGCTGTATGTGACAGTAGTATAGAGTATGTTTTGAACATTCTTAGACTTTCGTCCATGGATACTTGTTCCTTCAGTGATGTGACTGGTCAGAGGTCGGGTGTTGACAGGTTGTGatcaggttagctgttcagcatcagttaccatggtgatttatcccggtaaaaagagaaccagctttgtagtactgaaaacccagagctaaaccctgaagttaccttgCTAACTCAAATCCTGCTtggtagtacaggcctcaggttTTCTGGGGCTGAGGTGCAGCCTGGTGTTGGACATTGTTGGCCCATAGGTTGTATATAGTGGCCCTGAAACCACATGTCGGACTTTAGTTTAATGTTTAGATCTCCTTTTAAGCTTTCTTTCTTCATAATGTCAAGGTATGGAAACTATTGTAACAGAAAGCAGGGAAAAAAGCTCCATGGTATGTGCAGGAATCTTAAAGTTAACTTTAATACCCATAACAACCTTTTTCCATGACCCTTTCgatacattttaaaacctcATTCTCTCTTAGAGCTCCAACCTGCTATATTGACAACAcactttaatttacatttattatacTTTGATTGAAAGATAGCACAACTGAATAGACTTACTTTGTGATAACTCCCAGGTTACTGTATCAGTGCAACATAATTCAGATAGACGAAAATGAACTGACTGACCGAATGCATAGTTTAGTAGGTGTAGTTATGTGGAGGATGTTTAATCACCCACAGTCCATTTCAGtagcatacatttaaaataattaaatttgcATCAATCTGTGTCCCCCAAACTAACATCTGTCAGGTTATAAATGACAACTTATAAATTAACTCTATTAAGTTACATGCTGAAGATTATGATCCAtgaatttggacgacatgctatactatgactttttcatggttttggacgacatactatactatgNNNNNNNNNNNNNNNNNNNNNNNNNNNNNNNNNNNNNNNNNNNNNNNNNNNNNNNNNNNNNNNNNNNNNNNNNNNNNNNNNNNNNNNNNNNNNNNNNNNNNNNNNNNNNNNNNNNNNNNNNNNNNNNNNNNNNNNNNNNNNNNNNNNNNNNNNNNNNNNNNNNNNNNNNNNNNNNNNNNNNNNNNNNNNNNNNNNNNNNNNNNNNNNNNNNNNNNNNNNNNNNNNNNNNNNNNNNNNNNNNNNNNNNNNNNNNNNNNNNNNNNNNNNNNNNNNNNNNNNNNNNNNNNNNNNNNNNNNNNNNNNNNNNNNNNNNNNNNNNNNNNNNNNNNNNNNNNNNNNNNNNNNNNNNNNNNNNNNNNNNNNNNNNNNNNNNNNNNNNNNNNNNNNNNNNNNNNNNNNNNNNNNNNNNNNNNNNNNNNNNNNNNNNNNNNNNNNNNNNNNNNNNNNNNNNNNNNNNNNNNNNNNNNNNNNNNNNNNNNNNNNNNNNNNNNNNNNNNNNNttttttcatgattttggacgacatgctatactatgaccttttttcatggttttggacgacatgctatttcatgactttttttcatggttttggacgacatgctatacgaaGACTTCTTCATggtttttgaagacatactatactatgaccttttttcatggttttggacgacatactatactatggctttgtCATCACACAAGTCACAATATAGTATGCATCATATGGCATGCCATAGTTTGAATTTTTTGGTACAGTATACTGTGAAATACATTATTTGAAAATCCAACATTGTTCATGAGTTTTTAGTTACATAAGGATTTTAATTCTGCGCAACACTGTTCATTTTCTGGAAAGTTGAGGTGATAATTAATATCAAAATCAGTGGTACTCCACCATAATCAGTTTTTGCacaattcagtgttttaatggGACTCAAGTTAAACGAACAAAATACTCTAACATGGATAGTAACCTGCAGCATGTAACTAAATTGAGTTGCTTCATTTAAAGTCTTTACACAGAACATTAAAAGTTG
The Epinephelus moara isolate mb chromosome 13, YSFRI_EMoa_1.0, whole genome shotgun sequence genome window above contains:
- the LOC126400222 gene encoding slit homolog 1 protein, with the translated sequence MSVSGCTMLDAMPLLPLLLLNTALGFKLCPSHCLCYESSELVDCRSRDLVRVPVSVPHGTWLLDLSGNKLTEVHSRSFVGLWSLKILLMSNNSIQTLQPQSLSSLQFLERLDLSYNRLRWLPQHFSQSLSSLKELQLHHNLLLHLDSTSLGDFENLRKLDLSYNRIQAIDVGALSSLSRLSVLNLEGNRLNVLKDGLLSRQQSLEVLLLSHNNISVIETEALAPLRSLTLLGLRGNQLEHIRFKTFLQLQTTTTHLQMALNRWTCDCELQRVFDKIRRVRHLHVDDYKDIICRAPAQQVGTYLVSLDGHLCIAETASVLIITITVMVAVISTLVKAERNRKNKKPVSDPESERQEK